The following are encoded in a window of Rosa chinensis cultivar Old Blush chromosome 4, RchiOBHm-V2, whole genome shotgun sequence genomic DNA:
- the LOC112196672 gene encoding PH, RCC1 and FYVE domains-containing protein 1, with product MADPSIFGNIERDYEQSLIALKKGTQLIKYSRKGKPKLRPFRLSADETTLVWLSHGEERHLKLSTVSRIIPGQRTAVFRRYLRPEKDYLSFSLLYNNGERSLDLVCKDKAEVEAWIAGLKAIISRGQRNRRTKSDLTEIHDGSESVSGRHSGVTLNDTSSHGRVSVDSRESVSSDVGAERANMQLRTSTGDGFRVSVSSTPSCSSGGSGPDDIESLGDVYVWGEIWSDGNVPDGSANVIPINTDVLIPKPLESNVVLDVHQIACGVRHIALVTRQGEVFTWGEESGGRLGHGIDRDFSRPRLVEFLALNNVEFVACGEYHSCAVSTSGDLFTWGDGTHNAGLLGHGTDVSHWLPKRITGSLEGLQVLSVACGTWHSALATYNGKLFTFGDGKFGVLGHGDRESIAYPREVQLLSGLKTIKVACGVWHTAAIVEVMGQSGVNVSSRKLFTWGDGDKHRLGHGSKDTYLLPTCVSSLIDYNFQQLACGHTMTIALTTSGHVFTMGGTAYGQLGNPSSDGKAPCLVQDKLVGEFVEEISCGAHHVAVLTSRSEVFTWGRGANGRLGHGDTEDRRTPTMVEALKDRHVKSISCGSNFTSSICIHKWVSGADQSVCSGCRQAFGFTRKRHNCYNCGLVHCHACSSKKALRAALAPTPGKPHRVCDSCYAKLKSAEAGNSSTVSRRATIARSMDRDGLSRGEARSSRILLPPIIEPVKYHEIKSMKAGGRSESPSIVRASQVPSLLQLKDIAFPSSLSVLQNALRPAIPVTPRSNTARSRSSSPYSRRPSPPRSATPIFSRSVIDSLKRTNDSLIHELSKLQTQVRSLKQKCDTQDLEIRKLNKNAKEASSLAEEQFSKCRAVKELVKSITEQMKELADKLPPEVFDNENFESLRAQAEEFINTYSERSSLDHDQQGAADKSSSVPESSKMAENRVDDHVVTADSQTSSASTSKSNESSTMQTEGQREVIEQFEPGVYVTLLHLPNGARAFRRVKFSKRRFSSQQAEEWWTNNRERLLRRYSQPRTAPLPPSVPSSSSTREPPEDQNSSEAASSSNQNSSEAAPSSNQNSSEAAPSSNQNSSEAASSSNQNNTEAASSSNQNNTEAASSSDT from the exons ATGGCAGATCCTTCTATCTTTGGGAATATCGAGCGTGATTATGAGCAA TCACTCATTGCATTAAAAAAAGGAACCCAGTTGATTAAGTACAGCCGGAAAGGAAAGCCAAAGCTTCGTCCATTCAGACTTTCTGCG GATGAAACCACTCTAGTCTGGTTATCACATGGAGAAGAACGACATCTGAAATTATCGACAGTATCTAGAATTATACCCGGACAGAGAACA GCTGTGTTTAGAAGATATTTGCGTCCAGAAAAGGATTACttatcattttctcttctatataATAACGGTGAACGGTCACTTGATCTG GTCTGCAAGGATAAAGCTGAGGTAGAGGCATGGATTGCTGGCCTTAAGGCAATAATTTCTAGAGGACAGCGTAATAGGCGTACAAAGAGTGATCTTACTGAA ATTCACGACGGAAGTGAATCTGTTAGTGGCCGTCATTCTGGAGTGACCTTAAATGACACTTCAAGCCATGGTAGGGTATCCGTTGATTCTCGTGAATCAGTGAGCTCAGATGTGGGTGCAGAACGTGCAAATATGCAACTAAGAACAAGTACAGGAGATGGTTTTCGAGTTAGTGTTTCAAGCACTCCTAGCTGCTCAAGTGGAGGGTCTGGACCTGATGACATAGAATCACTAGGAGATGTTTATGTGTGGGGAGAGATCTGGTCTGATGGAAATGTACCTGATGGATCTGCAAATGTAATACCTATAAACACTGATGTGCTTATTCCAAAGCCCTTGGAGTCGAatgttgttcttgatgttcatCAAATTGCTTGTGGTGTTAGACATATTGCTCTTGTAACAAGGCAAGGTGAAGTTTTCACCTGGGGAGAGGAATCTGGTGGAAGACTTGGTCATGGGATTGATAGAGACTTTAGTCGCCCTCGCCTTGTTGAGTTCCTGGCTCTTAATAATGTAGAATTTGTTGCATGTGGCGAGTATCATTCATGTGCTGTATCTACGTCTGGTGATTTATTTACTTGGGGTGATGGTACACATAATGCTGGACTTCTTGGTCATGGAACTGATGTTAGCCACTGGCTACCTAAAAGGATTACTGGTTCTTTAGAAGGACTGCAGGTTCTGTCGGTTGCATGTGGCACATGGCATTCAGCTTTGGCAACTTATAATGGCAAACTCTTTACGTTTGGAGATGGAAAATTTGGAGTTTTGGGACATGGAGATCGAGAGAGTATTGCATATCCAAGGGAGGTGCAGTTATTGAGTGGGCTGAAGACTATAAAAGTAGCTTGTGGTGTTTGGCATACTGCAGCTATTGTAGAGGTTATGGGTCAGTCTGGTGTAAATGTTTCATCTCGAAAGCTGTTCACTTGGGGTGATGGTGATAAACATCGTTTAGGTCATGGAAGCAAGGACACATATCTTCTTCCTACCTGTGTCTCTTCACTTATCGACTATAATTTCCAGCAGCTAGCGTGTGGACACACAATGACTATTGCCCTCACCACATCTGGTCATGTGTTTACCATGGGTGGTACTGCATATGGTCAACTAGGAAATCCTAGTTCTGATGGGAAAGCACCTTGCTTAGTACAGGATAAATTGGTAGGTGAGTTTGTTGAAGAAATATCATGTGGAGCCCATCATGTTGCTGTCCTGACATCGAGAAGTGAAGTATTCACATGGGGCAGAGGTGCTAATGGAAGACTGGGACATGGGGACACCGAAGATCGGAGAACGCCAACTATGGTTGAAGCTCTGAAAGATAGGCATGTGAAAAGCATATCATGTGGCTCAAACTTCACATCTAGTATATGTATCCATAAATGGGTTTCTGGAGCTGATCAATCAGTTTGCTCAGGTTGTCGACAGGCATTTGGTTTTACTAGGAAGAGGCATAACTGTTATAATTGTGGACTAGTCCATTGCCATGCTTGTAGTTCCAAAAAAGCACTGAGGGCTGCATTGGCTCCCACTCCTGGAAAACCGCATCGCGTATGTGATTCTTGTTATGCTAAGCTTAAATCTGCTGAGGCTGGGAATTCTAGTACTGTTAGTAGGAGAGCTACAATCGCCCGTTCAATGGACAGAGATGGTCTTAGTAGGGGAGAGGCTAGATCTTCAAGGATTCTGCTTCCTCCCATCATAGAACCAGTGAAATATCATGAGATTAAGTCAATGAAGGCTGGGGGCAGATCGGAATCTCCTTCTATAGTTAGGGCTTCCCAAGTTCCGTCCCTTTTACAACTGAAAGATATTGCATTTCCAAGTTCATTGAGTGTTCTTCAAAATGCTTTGAGGCCTGCTATACCAGTAACACCTCGGTCTAATACTGCAAGGTCAAGATCTAGTTCACCATATTCAAGGAGACCAAGCCCTCCACGGTCTGCAACTCCTATATTTTCTAGAAGTGTTATTGACAGTCTTAAAAGGACAAATGACAGTCTGATTCACGAACTATCAAAGTTGCAAACCCAG GTCAGAAGTCTGAAGCAGAAGTGTGATACTCAAGATCTGGAGATtcgaaaactaaataaaaatgctaaagAAGCTAGTTCATTAGCAGAAGAACAATTTTCCAAGTGCAGAGCCGTGAAGGAACTTGTCAAGTCCATAACAGAACAG ATGAAAGAATTGGCAGACAAGTTGCCTCCTGAGGTTTTTGACAACGAGAACTTCGAATCATTGCGTGCTCAAGCAGAAGAATTTATAAACACATACAGTGAAAGATCAAGCTTAGACCATGATCAACAAGGTGCAGCTGATAAGTCTTCCTCGGTACCTGAGTCTTCAAAAATGGCAGAGAACAGAGTGGATGACCATGTAGTGACTGCTGACTCTCAAACCAGCTCAGCAAGCACCTCGAAGTCAAATGAATCATCAACAATGCAGACCGAAGGACAAAGGGAAGTCATTGAACAATTTGAACCAGGTGTTTATGTAACTCTGCTTCATCTACCAAATGGTGCTAGGGCTTTCCGGCGTGTTAAATTCAG TAAACGGAGGTTTAGTTCGCAACAGGCAGAAGAATGGTGGACTAACAACAGAGAAAGGCTGCTTAGAAGATACAGTCAACCGAGGACAGCTCCTCTTCCTCCAAGTGTACCATCATCGTCCAGCACTAGAGAACCTCCTGAAGATCAAAACAGCTCTGAGGCAGCCTCATCTTCAAATCAAAACAGTTCTGAGGCCGCCCCGTCTTCAAATCAAAACAGTTCTGAGGCAGCCCCATCTTCAAATCAAAACAGTTCTGAGGCAGCCTCATCTTCAAATCAAAACAACACTGAGGCAGCCTCATCTTCAAATCAAAACAACACTGAGGCAGCCTCATCTTCTGATACATAG
- the LOC112198477 gene encoding protein tas, with translation MASCATAFLCNHAAALTSPYSPRKTRTSARSLRSSLRPTTITAKQDQKTALQYRKLGDSDLEISEITLGTMTFGQQTSEKEAHEILGYAFDNGINILDTAEAYPIPMKKETQGLTDLYIASWLKSQPREKIVLATKVCGYSERSSYLRDNAKVLRVDAANIRESVEKSLKRLGTDYIDLLQIHWPDRYVALFGEYCYDPSKWRPSVPFVEQLKALQEVVDEGKVRYIGVSNETSYGVMEFVHTAKVEGLPKIVSIQNNYSLLVRTHFEIDLVEVCLPQHHNIGLLAYSPLSGGALTGKYIDSNSDAARKGRLNLFPGYMERYNKSIAREATIKYIELAKKHGLTPVQLALGFARDRPFITSSIIGATSVNQLKEDIDAFLSTERPLPAELAADIEDIYKRYRDPTLF, from the exons ATGGCCTCGTGCGCCACCGCCTTCCTCTGCAACCACGCCGCCGCATTAACCTCACCTTACTCGCCTCGGAAGACCAGAACCAGCGCAAGAAGCCTCCGGAGCTCTCTCAGACCAACCACCATAACCGCCAAGCAGGACCAGAAGACGGCGTTGCAGTACCGGAAGCTCGGCGACTCGGACCTCGAAATTAGCGAAATTACTCTGGGCACAATGACGTTCGGTCAGCAAACCTCGGAGAAAGAAGCGCACGAGATTCTCGGCTACGCTTTCGACAATGGGATCAACATTTTGGACACTGCTGAAGCC TACCCGATTCCAATGAAGAAGGAGACGCAGGGATTGACTGACCTCTACATTGCCAGCTGGCTAAAGTCTCAGCCCCGCGAGAAG ATTGTTTTGGCAACAAAAGTATGTGGGTATTCAGAGAGGTCTAGTTATCTGCGTGACAATGCAAAGGTCCTGAGGGTGGATGCTGCAAATATTAGAGAGAGTGTAGAGAAAAGCCTTAAGAGACTCGGCACAGATTACATTGATCTATTGCAAATTCATTG GCCAGATCGCTATGTTGCACTATTTGGTGAGTATTGTTATGATCCTTCCAAATGGAGGCCAAGCGTACCATTTGTGGAGCAACTGAAGGCTCTTCAAGAAGTTGTGGATGAAGGAAAG GTACGTTATATTGGTGTTTCCAATGAGACTTCATACGGAGTGATGGAGTTCGTACATACTGCCAAAGTTGAAGGACTACCAAAGATCGTCAGTATCCAAAACAATTACAGTCTGCTTGTTAGAACTCATTTTGAAA TTGATCTTGTTGAAGTTTGCCTCCCACAACATCACAACATTGGCTTACTAGCTTATTCTCCACTTTCTGGTGGAGCTCTGACCGGAAAATACATTGATAGCAATTCCGATGCTGCAAGAAAAGGGAGGTTGAATCTCTTCCCAGGCTACATGGAAAGATATAACAAATCCATTGCCAGG GAAGCAACAATAAAGTACATCGAACTTGCCAAAAAACACGGGCTGACTCCAGTTCAGCTTGCACTTGGATTTGCAAGGGATCGTCCATTCATCACCAGTTCTATCATTGGCGCAACTTCTGTCAACCAACTGAAAGAGGACATTGATGCTTTTCTGTCAACCGAGAGGCCTTTACCAGCAGAACTTGCGGCTGATATCGAAGATATTTACAAGAGATACCGAGATCCCACTCTTTTTTGA
- the LOC112198258 gene encoding uncharacterized protein LOC112198258, with translation MEASEAQYAEFEEKVKRTVYLDNLSPQVNESIVKQALDQFGNVKSVQFIPNYLESKNVPQCALIEMENPTEVNAIVSDIAQKPFMIGGMPRPVRARKAKMEMFDDRPVKPGRTIQFRWLEPNDPDFEVAKKLKELAKIHAVEAEYVLKKQLEDEEKLEKQHQESLKATHKKYKMIDSVIADGTTRQLARGYHLRVADD, from the coding sequence ATGGAGGCCTCAGAAGCACAGTATGCTGAATTTGAGGAGAAGGTCAAAAGAACTGTTTACCTTGACAACCTCTCACCACAGGTCAATGAATCGATTGTGAAACAAGCTCTGGATCAGTTTGGGAATGTGAAAAGTGTTCAATTTATTCCCAATTACTTGGAATCAAAGAACGTCCCACAATGTGCATTGATTGAGATGGAGAACCCAACAGAGGTCAATGCCATTGTCTCAGATATAGCGCAGAAGCCTTTCATGATTGGGGGGATGCCCAGGCCTGTGAGGGCAcgcaaggctaaaatggagatGTTTGACGATCGCCCTGTAAAGCCCGGTAGAACAATACAGTTTCGTTGGTTGGAGCCAAATGATCCTGATTTTGAGGTGGCAAAGAAACTGAAGGAGCTTGCTAAAATTCATGCTGTGGAAGCTGAATATGTACTCAAGAAACAACTGGAGGATGAAGAGAAGCTTGAAAAGCAGCATCAAGAATCCCTCAAAGCAACGCATAAGAAGTATAAAATGATAGATAGTGTGATAGCTGATGGAACTACTAGGCAATTGGCTCGCGGTTATCATCTTCGGGTTGCAGATGACTGA
- the LOC112198745 gene encoding uncharacterized protein LOC112198745 — MDYDLTEEGLEAFHSIHERLSSYMVEKEAYDRIATLEVVNEELADPEDDEDVHIQLAPAALDDTPPKVKDPTEKVNLGTVSEPVEVSISAYLEPNEKQRLIELLLEFKDCFAEKYEDMPGLSPDLVCHQLPTLAEKRPVKQEPRRMNSETQILVKEEVEKMHKSGIIRVAKYNQWLSSIVPVRKKNGKIRVCVDYRDLNLATPKDVYPMPVADMLVDAVAGHELLSFMDVVKSQKRGDHIADLRKVFERMRQHKLKMNPAKCVFGVLAGDFLGFIVHQRGIEVPEDKASAVIHASPPRTKKELQRLLGKIQPFSPLLGLQGQNEFVWESKHQEAFDSIKAYLANPPVLVPPRPGVPLNCISQQPPPPLYVPQKAVKGQAIADFLAHHPQLETPVLKELEIAYNATTRPDTACIPEYEVWYQATIFLQPWVLFFDGSRTDTLAGAGIVLENPASDRFSYSFQLTFQCTNNQAEYEALIIGLEVLLEMGVRDVQILGDSQLVINQLLKKYRCTSWLLIPYLSRAVALLDQFTDVGMEHIPRERNFAANELAQLATGISLQYGVRERILKVERRTLPSWLARPDPPDDPVVAVLEPIDVDWRIPLIEYLKRPDSSADRKIRFLALNYFLRGDELRRRGEDGIDFRCVYGREAKRLMREVHTGICGSHQAGPKMRWLLRHHGYYWPSILKDCIAFAKGCADCQAHGPVQHHKFIIVATDYFTKWVEAEPLKEASGTTIRQFIFRNILCRFGIPEVLVSDRGAAFMGGPVEELVNDFGIQFTHSTPYYAQSNGQAEASNKIIITLLKKMLVENPRQWHDTLHETLWAYRTSKRNPTATTPYALMFGHDAVLPLEINVHSFRVQEQHHLIDF, encoded by the exons atggattacgacctcacTGAGGAGGGACTGGAAGCCTTCCACTCGATACACGAGCGGTTGTCATCatacatggtggaaaaagaggcttacGATCGCATtgcgaccttagaggtcgtcaATGAAGAACTTGCTGATCCGGAGGATGACGAGGACGTCCACATTCAGCTCGCTCCGGCggcgctggacgatacacctcccAAGGTTAAAGACCCTACAGAGAAGGTCAACCTGGGTACGGTAAGCGAGCCTGTGGAAGTATCCATCAGTGCTTACCTAGAGCCtaacgagaaacagaggctcatcgaATTATTGCTAGAGTTCAAGGATTGTttcgcggagaagtatgaggacatgcccggcctgtcaccagaCTTGGTTTGTCATCAATTACCAACTCTGGCTGAAAAGAGGCCCGTCAAGCAGGAGCCTCGACGAATGAACTCCGAGACCCAGATCTTGGTAAAGGAAGAGGTAGAGAAAATGCACAAGTCAGGCATCATACGGGTGGCCAAGTATAACCAGTGGCTATCTAGTATAGTGCCTGTCcggaagaaaaatggcaagataAGAGTCTGCGTTGACTATAGAGACTTGAATCTCGCCACACCTAAAGACGTTTACCctatgccggtcgcggatatgttggtggACGCGGTGGCGGGCCATGAgctgttgtccttcatggacg TCGTCAAGTCTCAGAAGCGAGGGGATCACATCGCGGATCTCAGGAAAGTGTTTGAGCGCATGCGCCAACATAAACTCAAAATGAACCCGGCCAAATGTGTGTTTGGAGTGCTCGCCGGAGATTTTCTGGGGTTTATAGTCCACCAgcgaggaattgaggtccccGAGGACAAGGCAAGCGCAGTTATTCATGCATCTCCCCCACGGACGAAGAAGGAATTACAACGTCTtttgg ggaaaatccagcccttctcaCCGTTGCTGGGACTACAAGGACAGAATGAATTTGTGTGGGAATCCAAGCATCAGGAGGCTTTCGACAGTATCAAGGCCTATCTAGCAAACCCACCAGTCTTGGTGCCACCTAGACCCGGAGTCCCGTTGAACTGTATATCTCAGCAGCCGCCGCCTCCATTG TATGTACCCCAGAAGGCGGTCAAAGGGCAGGCTATCGCAGATTTTCTAGCACATCATCCCCAGCTAGAAACACCCGTACTGAAAGAGCTGGAAATTGCCTACAACGCCACGACTCGACCAGATACAGCATGCATTCCTGAATACGAGGTCTGGTATCAGGCTACTATTTTTCTACAACCCTGGGTgttattctttgatggctcaagaacagATACTCTGGCCGGCGCAGGGATTGTCCTGGAGAATCCTGCCAGTGAccgtttctcttattctttccagCTCACGTTCCAATGTACTAATAATCAGGCTGAATATGAAGCTCTCATCATTGGACTCGAAGTCCTGTTGGAAATGGGCGTCCGGGACGTTCAGATTCTCGGAGATTCTCAGCTCGTGATCAATCAGCTTCTGAAAAAATATCGCTGTACGAGTTGGCTGCTCATCCCCTACTTGAGTCGCGCCGTTGCGCTTCTGGACCAATTTACAGATGTTGGTATGGAACATATACCACGTGAACGTAACTTTGCTGCCAATGAGCTCGCTCAGCTGGCTACGGGCATTAGCTTGCAATACGGAGTGCGCGAGCGCATTCTGAAAGTTGAGCGCCGCACACTACCTTCGTGGCTTGCTCGCCCTGATCCTCCAGATGATCCCGTGGTTGCGGTACTCGAGCCCATTGATGTTGATTGGCGGATCCCACTGATTGAATACCTCAAACGACCAGACTCCAGCGCTGATAGGAAAATTCGTTTCCTCGCATTGAATTACTTCCTTAGAGGTGATGAACTACGCAGACGTGGCGAAGATGGTATAGATTTTCGATGCGTCTACGGTCGCGAAGCCAAAAGATTGATGCGCGAGGTGCACACGGGGATATGTGGATCTCATCAAGCCGGACCTAAGATGCGTTGGCTCCTCCGACAtcatggttattattggcccagcattttgaaggattgtattgcaTTCGCCAAAGGCTGTGCGGATTGTCAAGCACACGGTCCTgtccagcat CACAAGTTTATCATCGTCGCCACAGATTACTTCACGAAATGGGTTGAAGCAGAGCCTCTGAAGGAGGCCTCCGGCACTACCATTCGCCAGTTTATTTTCCGTAATATTCTCTGCAGGTTTGGCATACCTGAAGTGCTGGTGTCGGACaggggggcagcgttcatgggaggCCCCGTTGAAGAGCTGGTGAATGACTTTGGCATTCAGTTCACACATAGTACTCCGTACTATGCTCAATCTAATGGTCAGGCGGAGGCGAGCAACAAGATAATCATCACCTTACTGAAGAAGATGTTGGTGGAGAATCCTCGACAGTGGCATGATACTTTGCACGAGACACtttgggcctatcgcacttcGAAGCGCAACCCCACCGCCACGACGCCGTACGCGCTTATGTTTGGACATGACGCTGTCttaccattagaaattaatgtGCATTCCTTCCGAGTCCAAGAACAGCATCATTTGATTG ATTTTTGA